From Salvelinus sp. IW2-2015 unplaced genomic scaffold, ASM291031v2 Un_scaffold2286, whole genome shotgun sequence, one genomic window encodes:
- the LOC112073530 gene encoding LOW QUALITY PROTEIN: serine/threonine-protein phosphatase 5-like (The sequence of the model RefSeq protein was modified relative to this genomic sequence to represent the inferred CDS: deleted 1 base in 1 codon), producing the protein MANDTATSASGSRENMAEGDKKAEKLKEKANNCFKDKDYDNAIKYYTEALELNPSSAIYFSNRSLAYLRTECYGYALADATKCLEIDKNYIKGYYRRATSNMALGKFKAALKDYETVVRVRPSDKDAKMKYQECNKIVKQKAFERAIASDELKKSVVDSLDIENMMIEDEYTGPKLEEGKVTMRFMKEMMECFKDQKKLHRKCAYQILIQVKELLSNLPSLVEITLKETEKITICGDTHGQFYDLLNIFELNGLPSETNPYLFNGDFVDRGSFLLEVILTLFGFKLLLPDSFYLLRGNHETDNMNQMYGFEGEVKAKYTAQMFTLFSEVFQWLPLAQCINGKVLVMHGGLFSEDGVMLDDLRKIDRNRQPPDSGPMCDLLWSDPQPQNGRSVSKRGVSCQFGPDVTERFLDQNKLDYIVRSHEVKAEGYEVTHSGKCITVFSAPNYCDQMANKGAYIHLRGSDLKPEFHQFTAVPHPNVKPMAYANSLMQMGMM; encoded by the exons ATGGCGAACGATACGGCAACATCCGCaagcggcagcagagagaacatggCGGAGGGAGATAAAAAGGCAGAGAAACTCAAGGAGAAGGCGAATAATTGCTTTAAAG ATAAAGACTATGACAATGCAATCAAATACTACACGGAGGCGTTGGAGCTCAACCCGTCCAGCGCCATCTACTTCTCCAACCGCAGCCTGGCGTACCTGCGGACAGAGTGCTATGGCTACGCTCTGGCCGACGCCACCAAGTGTCTGGAGATAGACAAGAACTACATCAAGGGTTACTACCGCCGAGCCACGTCCAACATGGCCCTGGGCAAGTTCAAGGCTGCGCTCAAGGACTACGAGACG GTCGTGCGGGTGCGACCCAGCGATAAGGACGCTAAGATGAAATACCAGGAGTGCAACAAGATCGTGAAACAGAAAGCCTTCGAGAGAGCCATCGCCAGCGACGAGCTCAAGAAATCGGTCGTAGACTCCCTAGACATCGAAAACATGA TGATTGAGGACGAGTACACTGGACCGAAGCTGGAAGAAGGAAAGGTGACGATGAGGTTCATGAAAGAGATGATGGAATGCTTCAAAGACCAGAAGAAACTGCACAGAAAGTGTGCTTATCAG ATTCTGATCCAAGTCAAAGAGCTGTTGTCCAATCTACCCAGTCTAGTTGAGATCACGTTAAAAGAG ACAGAGAAGATAACCATTTGTGGCGACACACATGGACAGTTCTACGACCTTCTGAACATCTTTGAGCTGAACGGCTTACCCTCCGAGACCAACCCCTAT CTGTTTAATGGAGACTTTGTGGACCGTGGTTCGTTTCTCCTGGAGGTCATTCTGACTCTGTTCGGCTTCAAGCT GCTCCTCCCGGACTCCTTCTACCTGCTCAGAG GTAACCACGAGACTGACAACATGAACCAGATGTATGGTTTTGAGGGGGAGGTGAAAGCCAAGTACACCGCTCAGATGTTCACGCTCTTCAGTGAGGTCTTCCAGTGGCTGCCTCTGGCGCAGTGCATCAATGGAAAAGTTCTG GTGATGCACGGAGGGCTGTTCAGTGAGGACGGAGTGATGCTGGATGATCTGAGGAAGATCGACAGGAACAGACAGCCCCCAGACTCTG GTCCAATGTGTGATCTTCTCTGGTCAGACCCACAGCCACAG AATGGGCGGTCTGTCTCTAAGCGAGGTGTGAGCTGTCAGTTTGGTCCTGACGTCACCGAGCGGTTCCTGGACCAGAACAAGCTGGATTACATCGTYCGCAGTCACGAGGTCAAGGCAGAGGGTTATGAGGTCACACACTCAGGGAAGTGCATCACAGTCTTCTCAGCGCCCAACTACTG tGATCAGATGGCTAATAAGGGAGCGTACATCCACCTCAGAGGATCAGACCTCAAACCAGAGTTTCACCAGTTCACTGCTGTG CCTCATCCGAATGTGAAGCCGATGGCG TACGCCAACTCTCTGATGCAGATGGGGATGATGTAG
- the LOC112073531 gene encoding LOW QUALITY PROTEIN: THAP domain-containing protein 5 (The sequence of the model RefSeq protein was modified relative to this genomic sequence to represent the inferred CDS: deleted 2 bases in 2 codons) — MPKYCSAPNCKNDSGNNNSDRKSFYKFPLQDPARLEQWLKNMGREDWCPXRHQYICHEHFASSXFKLRWGIRYLENNAVPTVFQLTEKRKGEEHGESQKSKRLRHGRKQRTTSFDVGMPASDSTDSDNTVTLYEVTVNPSATEEAELLEERDVTGHTVGLLHTAPLSLLEGRSHDGAAGDFPVTVFQTVEDLGGLEEVVSGVTAAILTEGHDLGTTEDVGNFVLSPTSLVMENVSPETEEELSVSQDDHGGGAQIIAYFETIPNILSSGAAQFSIPSDTVLSSALSPTPIVSTLPIVSKHMPPSPASLILTLERLATEEGQTPEDHMEHRGSQLEEHRYRRNSLSKEQLEAIVTELQKKVKVLQQRHRRHLDKLVGLENTVNQLRRTTCLNEERERAFPQNRAAVSEAGETVAIIYEQDNTAYLYDGSG, encoded by the exons ATGCCCAAGTATTGTTCTGCACCGAACTGCAAGAATGATTCTGGAAATAACAATTCTGATAGGAAAAGCTTCTACAA GTTTCCACTGCAGGATCCAGCTCGGTTAgagcagtggttgaaaaacatggGTCGTGAGGACTGGTGCCCTWCCAGACACCAGTACATCTGTCATGAACATTTTGCATCTTCCARCTTCAAGCTGCGTTGGGGGATTCGCTACCTGGAGAATAACGCTGTGCCTACTGTCTTCCAGCTCACTGAG AAACGTAAAGGTGAGGAACACGGTGAGAGTCAGAAATCCAAAAGGCTGCGACAYGGCAGGAAACAACGGACCACCTCTTTTGACGTTGGGATGCCAGCTAGCGACTCCACAGACAGTGACAACACAGTGACACTCTACGAGGTCACTGTTAACCCCTCAGCGACTGAGGAGGCAGAGCTGCTGGAGGAGCGGGACGTGACTGGCCACACAGTGGGCCTTCTACACACAGCACCTCTGTCACTATTAGAGGGGAGGAGCCATGACGGGGCTGCAGGAGACTTCCCTGTTACTGTGTTCCAGACAGTAGAGGATCTGGGTGGGTTGGAAGAGGTGGTGAGTGGGGTCACAGCAGCCATCTTGACTGAGGGTCATGACCTCGGAACGACGGAAGATGTCGGTAATTTTGTGTTGTCCCCGACATCTCTGGTCATGGAGAACGTCTCTCCCGAGACGGAGGAGGAGCTGTCTGTCTCCCAGGACGACCACGGCGGTGGGGCTCAGATCATCGCCTACTTTGAGACGATCCCCAACATTCTGTCCAGCGGGGCTGCTCAGTTCAGCATCCCCTCAGACACTGTGCTGTCCTCCGCTCTCAGCCCCACACCCATCGTCTCCACACTGCCAATAGTGTCCAAGCACATGCCCCCCTCTCCTGCATCACTTATCCTCACGCTGGAGAGACTGGCGACGGAGGAAGGACAGACTCCAGAGGACCATATGGAACATCGGGGAAGCCAACTGGAGGAACACCGGTATAG AAGAAACAGCCTGAGTAAGGAGCAGCTGGAAGCCATTGTGACA GAGCTTCAGAAGAAGGTGAAGGTATTGCAGCAGAGACACAGGAGACACCTGGATAAACTGGTGGGTCTGGAA AACACCGTCAACCAGCTGAGAAGAACAACTTGCCTGAATGAAGAGAGG gaaagggccttcccccaaa ACCGTGCTGCTGTATCGGAGGCAGGAGAGACGGTGGCCATCATCTATGAACAGGACAACACAGCGTACCTCTATGACGGATCGGGTTAA